The following are from one region of the Flavobacteriales bacterium genome:
- a CDS encoding DNA cytosine methyltransferase translates to MISLFSGCGGMDLGFHLSNFDIKWANDLDKMACETYARNIGNHIVHGDITQLNYKQIPDADLVIGGFPCQDFSMIWKRGGINTDRGNLYRNFVEIVSLKNPLMFVAENVKGILTANKKQAIKQIIDDFSKTGKYGYTTTPYLINFADYGAPQLRERVLIIGVRKDIDAFFDIPSPTHSPTNYVSAKEALKQAHKVKYNNEHQNIQESTIEKLKLIPPGGNFTDIPKSSPHYVKGMISHVYRRLHPDKPSTTIIAAGGGGTWGYHFDDPRPLTNRERARLFGYPDDFVFEGSITEVRKQIGNSVPPAGILPIAKHIKLFLEAVKANVY, encoded by the coding sequence ATGATTTCTCTTTTTTCAGGATGTGGCGGGATGGATTTGGGCTTTCATTTATCAAACTTTGATATAAAGTGGGCTAATGATTTGGATAAAATGGCTTGCGAAACGTACGCTAGAAATATTGGAAATCACATCGTTCACGGTGACATTACTCAATTAAATTACAAACAAATTCCAGATGCTGATTTAGTTATAGGTGGTTTTCCTTGTCAAGACTTTTCGATGATTTGGAAACGTGGAGGAATTAACACCGATAGGGGTAATCTTTATAGAAACTTTGTAGAAATTGTTTCTTTAAAAAACCCTTTAATGTTTGTAGCAGAAAATGTAAAAGGCATATTGACAGCCAACAAAAAACAGGCTATAAAACAAATAATTGATGACTTCTCTAAAACAGGGAAATATGGATATACCACTACTCCCTACTTGATAAATTTCGCAGACTATGGAGCACCACAACTGCGAGAAAGAGTTCTGATAATTGGTGTTAGAAAAGACATAGATGCATTTTTTGACATTCCATCCCCTACACATTCACCAACTAATTATGTTTCAGCAAAAGAAGCATTAAAACAAGCTCATAAAGTTAAGTACAACAACGAACACCAAAATATTCAGGAAAGTACAATTGAAAAATTAAAATTAATTCCGCCAGGTGGCAATTTCACAGACATTCCTAAAAGTTCCCCTCACTATGTTAAAGGCATGATTTCCCACGTATATAGACGACTACACCCTGACAAACCTTCTACAACAATAATTGCTGCGGGTGGTGGTGGAACATGGGGTTATCATTTTGACGACCCAAGACCATTAACAAACAGAGAAAGAGCAAGACTATTTGGTTATCCAGACGATTTTGTTTTTGAAGGAAGTATAACAGAAGTAAGAAAACAAATAGGCAACTCAGTTCCACCAGCAGGAATATTGCCAATTGCAAAACACATTAAATTATTTTTAGAAGCAGTTAAAGCCAATGTATACTAA
- a CDS encoding insulinase family protein yields the protein MKKISLLVITTIVLFQFSCKEKAAETSYKYQYEQVEGDDLNTLIYTLDNGLKVYMSINKDEPRIQTNIAVNTGSKQDPADATGLAHYLEHMVFKGTSKIATINWEKEKVVLQQISDLYEKRRSVTDEAERKAIYHQIDSLSGIAAQYAVPNEYDKMISSIGAKGTNAYTSVEQTVYINDIPSNEFEKWLSIESERFSELVLRLFHTELEAVYEEYNRGVDNDYWLSYETMAKHLFKKHPYGTQTTIGTSEHLKNPSMEKIHQYFSERYVPNNMAIILAGDIDPDQTIDLITKYFGDYKKKEVPAFTFEPEEEMTAPEEVSVVGSDAEWVNIGYRLPGVAADDMFMLPLLNSLLFNGQAGLMDLDLIKSQKILSAYAYGDVNRDYATFQLSGNPREGQKLEEVKDLLIAEIEKLKKGDFEEWMLPAAIKNFKLEDQQNNLYNSSRAYKMTNAFILGQQWSDVVNANAKLEKVNKQQLVDFANKYLKNNYVVVYKRHGKTNNPKVEKPAITQVQLNRDTASVFAQQFEKMEATRLTPIFDDYAATVKQEKLASGIPFYYVKNTSNQTFSLQYMLDMGSFSDREMALAVEYLEFLGTDKYSANELQVELFKKGLNYSVYAAEERVYVSLSGLDESFEDGIKLFEHILANVKPDQEAFDNLVEGILKERGDNKLSKWAIMYEGLANYGKHGENSPVKHIISANDLKTIDINKLVTKIKELTSFEHYVYYFGTKEQNEAKSIIEKNHKTPATLKPLIAANEFTELETTQNKVYFVDYDMVQTEMLMLSKVKPFNNADVPVISLFNEYFGSGLSSIVFQEIRESKALAYSAYAAYTSPRKANRSHYVQAYVGTQVDKLNDAAKAMLELMNNMPEVTDQFNGSKLAALKKIETSRTKQASIFWRYLSAKDLGRDYDINKDIYEKVQKMEIKDLKAFFDQNVKNRNYNYLVIGNKKLVNKEVLQSLGEYKELTLEEIFGY from the coding sequence ATGAAAAAAATAAGCTTATTAGTTATTACAACAATTGTATTGTTTCAATTTTCTTGTAAAGAAAAAGCAGCCGAAACAAGCTACAAATACCAATACGAACAAGTAGAAGGAGATGATTTAAATACCTTGATTTATACTTTAGACAATGGTTTAAAAGTGTACATGTCGATTAACAAAGACGAGCCACGTATTCAAACTAATATTGCAGTAAACACGGGTAGTAAACAAGACCCCGCAGATGCAACAGGATTGGCTCATTATTTAGAACACATGGTGTTTAAAGGCACATCAAAAATTGCAACCATTAATTGGGAAAAAGAAAAAGTGGTGCTTCAACAAATTTCTGATTTGTACGAAAAAAGAAGAAGTGTTACTGATGAAGCTGAACGTAAAGCCATTTATCATCAAATTGATAGTTTATCGGGTATTGCAGCTCAATATGCGGTGCCAAACGAATACGATAAAATGATAAGCTCAATTGGAGCAAAAGGAACCAATGCTTATACTTCGGTTGAGCAAACGGTTTACATTAATGACATTCCTTCCAACGAATTTGAAAAATGGTTGTCGATTGAATCGGAAAGATTTAGTGAATTGGTGTTGCGTTTATTCCACACCGAATTAGAAGCTGTTTATGAAGAGTACAACCGAGGTGTTGATAACGATTATTGGTTGTCGTATGAAACAATGGCTAAACATTTGTTTAAAAAACACCCTTACGGAACACAAACTACCATTGGTACAAGCGAACATTTAAAAAATCCTTCGATGGAAAAAATTCACCAATATTTTAGCGAAAGATACGTACCAAACAACATGGCGATTATTTTGGCTGGAGATATTGACCCTGACCAAACCATTGATTTGATTACCAAGTATTTTGGTGATTACAAGAAAAAAGAAGTGCCTGCTTTTACCTTTGAGCCTGAAGAAGAAATGACTGCTCCTGAGGAAGTTTCGGTTGTTGGTAGTGATGCTGAATGGGTAAATATTGGGTATCGTTTACCAGGTGTTGCTGCAGATGATATGTTCATGTTGCCTTTGTTAAATTCATTGTTGTTTAATGGTCAAGCAGGCTTGATGGATTTAGACCTTATTAAATCTCAAAAAATATTATCGGCTTATGCTTATGGCGATGTAAATAGAGATTATGCTACTTTTCAGTTGAGTGGAAATCCTCGTGAAGGTCAAAAACTAGAAGAAGTAAAAGACTTGTTAATTGCAGAAATTGAAAAATTGAAAAAAGGTGATTTTGAAGAATGGATGTTGCCTGCAGCGATTAAAAACTTCAAATTAGAAGACCAACAAAACAATTTATACAATTCATCAAGAGCTTACAAAATGACCAACGCGTTTATTTTGGGTCAACAATGGAGCGACGTAGTAAACGCCAATGCAAAACTAGAAAAAGTAAATAAACAACAATTGGTGGATTTTGCTAACAAATACTTAAAAAACAACTATGTAGTAGTTTACAAACGACACGGTAAAACCAACAATCCGAAGGTGGAGAAACCAGCTATTACTCAAGTTCAATTAAACAGAGATACTGCTTCTGTTTTTGCTCAACAATTTGAAAAAATGGAAGCAACACGTTTAACGCCAATTTTTGATGATTATGCTGCAACCGTTAAACAAGAAAAATTGGCTTCGGGCATTCCGTTTTACTATGTAAAAAATACTTCTAACCAAACTTTTAGTTTACAATACATGTTAGACATGGGTTCGTTTAGTGATAGAGAAATGGCTTTGGCGGTTGAGTATTTAGAATTTTTAGGAACAGATAAATACAGTGCAAATGAATTGCAAGTAGAATTGTTTAAGAAAGGGTTGAACTATAGTGTTTATGCGGCTGAAGAACGTGTTTATGTATCTCTTTCTGGTTTAGATGAATCGTTTGAAGATGGTATTAAATTGTTTGAACACATTTTGGCAAACGTTAAACCCGACCAAGAAGCATTTGATAATTTAGTAGAAGGAATTTTAAAAGAACGTGGAGATAACAAGTTAAGTAAGTGGGCAATTATGTACGAAGGGTTAGCTAATTATGGTAAGCACGGTGAAAACTCTCCAGTAAAACATATTATTAGCGCAAACGACCTTAAAACCATTGATATAAATAAGTTAGTTACCAAAATTAAAGAACTGACCAGTTTTGAACATTATGTGTACTATTTTGGTACTAAAGAGCAAAACGAAGCAAAATCAATTATTGAGAAAAACCATAAAACGCCAGCAACCTTAAAACCATTAATTGCAGCGAATGAGTTTACAGAATTAGAAACAACTCAAAATAAGGTCTATTTTGTTGATTACGATATGGTTCAAACTGAAATGTTGATGTTATCGAAAGTAAAACCATTCAACAATGCCGATGTTCCAGTTATCAGTTTGTTTAACGAATATTTTGGTTCTGGTTTATCGTCAATCGTATTTCAAGAGATACGTGAATCGAAAGCATTAGCATACTCAGCTTATGCTGCTTATACAAGCCCGAGAAAAGCAAATCGTTCACATTACGTTCAAGCTTACGTGGGAACTCAAGTAGATAAATTAAACGATGCAGCTAAAGCAATGTTAGAATTAATGAACAACATGCCTGAGGTTACTGATCAGTTTAATGGTTCGAAATTGGCAGCACTTAAAAAAATTGAAACCAGTAGAACTAAACAAGCGAGTATTTTCTGGAGATATTTAAGTGCGAAAGATTTGGGTAGAGATTACGACATCAATAAAGACATTTATGAAAAAGTTCAGAAAATGGAAATCAAAGATTTAAAGGCTTTCTTTGATCAAAACGTAAAAAACAGAAACTACAATTACTTGGTTATTGGAAACAAAAAATTGGTAAACAAAGAGGTTTTACAATCGTTAGGAGAATACAAAGAATTAACGCTTGAAGAGATTTTTGGGTATTAA
- a CDS encoding NgoFVII family restriction endonuclease codes for MYTNLSHHGGDFRDILDIEFPKAKNVCIASGYASLDILHAYETEFIKIANNGGVSKLLLGMAFYEGLSSKKLDTANALNEKLKKFKNGSGVYVTNGRRYHGKVYWFDQESDTNIYVGSSNFSSSGTRGNIECTVPVSDKKQKQSVIKFLNDLYSPSHAITIDRAEITVPGKKKVVLKTVENFWDALKRYDPTTINIATLPKFEFPLERVAEMEKSNLNVYFGKGRLNTKNGKIIPRPWYEIELIASNDLNSQVYYPKGDFLAYTDDGYIIPMRTQGDYYKNIRSKQSLQIFGIWLKGKLERSGALAKYEPVTLDTLEEYGNNKLGFYKIEEGKYYMTF; via the coding sequence ATGTATACTAATTTATCACATCACGGAGGAGATTTTAGAGATATTCTTGATATTGAATTTCCAAAAGCAAAAAATGTTTGTATTGCTTCGGGTTATGCTTCTTTGGACATATTACATGCATATGAAACTGAGTTTATAAAAATCGCAAATAATGGTGGAGTGTCTAAACTCCTTTTAGGAATGGCATTTTATGAAGGATTGAGTTCTAAAAAACTTGATACAGCAAATGCCTTGAATGAAAAATTGAAGAAATTTAAAAATGGCTCAGGAGTTTATGTAACTAATGGGAGACGTTATCATGGAAAGGTATATTGGTTCGACCAAGAATCTGATACTAATATTTATGTTGGTTCTTCCAATTTTTCATCAAGCGGAACAAGGGGTAATATCGAATGTACAGTTCCTGTTTCAGACAAGAAACAAAAGCAATCTGTAATTAAATTTTTGAATGACCTCTATTCGCCATCTCATGCCATAACAATTGACAGAGCAGAAATAACCGTTCCGGGCAAGAAAAAAGTAGTATTAAAAACCGTTGAGAATTTTTGGGATGCTTTAAAAAGGTATGACCCGACAACAATAAATATTGCAACACTGCCAAAATTCGAATTCCCATTAGAACGAGTTGCAGAAATGGAAAAATCAAATCTTAATGTTTATTTTGGAAAGGGTAGACTTAACACGAAGAACGGTAAAATTATTCCGAGACCTTGGTATGAAATCGAATTGATAGCAAGTAACGACCTGAATTCTCAAGTTTATTACCCTAAAGGTGATTTTTTAGCCTATACAGATGACGGATATATTATTCCAATGCGTACTCAAGGAGATTATTACAAAAACATTAGGTCAAAACAAAGTTTACAGATTTTTGGAATATGGCTTAAAGGAAAACTTGAAAGAAGTGGAGCATTAGCAAAATATGAACCTGTAACTCTTGACACATTAGAAGAGTATGGCAACAATAAATTAGGTTTTTACAAAATTGAAGAAGGTAAATACTACATGACATTTTAA
- a CDS encoding M1 family peptidase produces the protein MIKNLVLISTSALLIYSCKPTQTINLPEQVVEINNPNALPTQPIYNASNTRDFDLLHTKLDVKFNWDKTYLYGKAELTLKPYFFETNKLALNARGFDVNKVQLVANGTFSDLKYAYDGLFINIDLDKTYKRTDTLKIFIDYTAKPNELEAGGSNAITSDKGLYFINPDGSEKDKPQQIWTQGETQSSSAWFPTIDSPNERCTGEIAITIEEKYKTLSNGILTHQEINGNGTRTDFWEMNQPHAPYLFMMAIGEFAVVKDKWRNIDVDYFVEKEYEDDAMAIFGLTPEMLEFYSKRLGVDYPWKKYSQVVVRDYVSGAMENTTAVIHGDFVQQTKRELIDGSAGEDVIAHELFHHWFGDLVTCESWANLPLNESFATYGEYLWNEYKYGLDHADYGLQNDLNVYLQDAQDGQKDMIRFDYEAREDMFDGHTYQKGGRILHMLRNYLGDDAFFESLKYYLNKHQFTDVEMHEFRMACEDVTGKDLNWFFNQWFYASGHPILNINYDYDDASKTQIVTIEQQQDFRKTPLYKLPIKIDIYVDGKVESHAVNADEARNTFTFQVSAKPSLVNVEADKILLCEKVDNKKDMQEWVFMYNNSPKYLDRYEALSALANLTDNFVTKTIVKALDDKYENIRKLAIRSLKNAVDSHNLEVKDKLLGIAKNDPKTRVRGDAIYALAKYYKGDDNLNELFVDGLKNDSYTIISRSLAALAGTDKEAAMKNAKALEKETNSSISGAVASVYEIHGGAEQHAFFKEKYATLEGYGKYSFVSSYGNYLKNQNDETLNDAMPILEEITLNEKAWWVRMAGINVVAELENNYAMRSEVLTKELKKAKGTDKEADLTAAIKRIGEQQDKLMAIIDKVKATEQNPYLKKMLGIAE, from the coding sequence ATGATTAAAAATTTAGTATTAATTTCTACTTCGGCATTATTAATTTATAGCTGTAAACCCACTCAAACCATAAACTTACCCGAGCAAGTTGTTGAAATAAACAACCCAAATGCTTTACCAACGCAACCCATTTACAATGCATCAAATACTAGAGATTTTGATTTATTACACACCAAGTTAGATGTAAAATTTAATTGGGATAAGACCTATTTATACGGAAAAGCAGAATTAACGCTAAAACCCTATTTTTTCGAAACCAACAAATTAGCTTTAAATGCCAGAGGTTTTGATGTAAACAAAGTTCAATTGGTTGCTAACGGAACTTTTTCCGATTTAAAATACGCTTATGATGGCTTATTCATTAACATTGATTTAGATAAAACCTATAAAAGAACTGACACCTTAAAAATATTTATTGATTATACTGCTAAACCTAACGAATTAGAGGCTGGTGGTAGCAATGCCATTACTTCCGATAAAGGTTTGTATTTCATAAATCCTGATGGAAGCGAAAAAGACAAGCCTCAACAAATTTGGACACAAGGCGAAACTCAATCAAGTTCTGCATGGTTTCCAACCATAGATTCTCCTAACGAACGTTGTACAGGCGAAATTGCCATTACCATAGAGGAAAAATACAAAACGCTTTCTAACGGTATTTTAACACACCAAGAAATTAATGGAAACGGCACAAGAACCGATTTTTGGGAAATGAACCAGCCTCATGCTCCATACTTGTTTATGATGGCTATTGGCGAGTTTGCTGTGGTAAAAGACAAATGGAGAAACATTGATGTAGACTATTTTGTTGAAAAAGAATACGAAGACGATGCTATGGCTATTTTTGGTTTAACTCCAGAAATGTTAGAGTTTTACTCGAAAAGATTAGGTGTTGATTACCCTTGGAAAAAATACAGCCAAGTAGTTGTGCGTGATTACGTTTCTGGGGCAATGGAAAACACCACAGCGGTTATTCATGGTGATTTTGTTCAACAAACTAAACGAGAGTTGATTGATGGAAGTGCTGGAGAAGATGTAATTGCTCACGAATTGTTTCACCACTGGTTTGGCGATTTGGTTACTTGCGAATCGTGGGCGAATTTGCCATTAAACGAATCGTTTGCAACCTATGGTGAGTATTTATGGAACGAGTACAAGTATGGTTTAGACCACGCTGATTACGGTTTACAAAACGATTTAAATGTTTATTTACAAGATGCTCAAGACGGACAAAAAGACATGATTCGTTTTGATTATGAAGCAAGAGAAGATATGTTTGATGGACACACCTACCAAAAAGGTGGTCGAATTTTACACATGTTGCGTAATTATTTAGGCGACGATGCTTTTTTTGAATCGTTAAAATATTACCTCAACAAACACCAATTTACCGATGTGGAAATGCACGAATTTAGAATGGCTTGTGAAGATGTTACCGGTAAAGATTTAAACTGGTTTTTTAACCAATGGTTTTATGCAAGTGGGCATCCTATTTTAAATATTAATTACGACTACGATGATGCTTCTAAAACGCAAATTGTAACCATTGAGCAACAACAAGATTTTAGAAAAACGCCTCTGTATAAATTGCCCATTAAAATTGACATTTATGTGGATGGAAAAGTTGAATCGCATGCTGTAAATGCTGATGAAGCTCGTAATACTTTCACCTTTCAGGTAAGTGCTAAACCTAGTTTAGTAAATGTTGAGGCAGACAAAATATTGTTGTGTGAAAAAGTAGACAACAAGAAAGATATGCAGGAATGGGTGTTTATGTACAATAATTCTCCAAAATATTTAGACCGTTACGAAGCACTTTCTGCTTTAGCTAATTTGACTGATAATTTTGTCACAAAGACAATAGTAAAAGCATTAGACGATAAGTATGAAAATATTAGAAAATTGGCTATTCGCTCATTAAAAAATGCTGTGGACAGTCACAATTTGGAGGTAAAAGATAAATTATTGGGCATTGCTAAAAACGACCCAAAAACACGAGTAAGAGGCGATGCTATTTATGCCTTAGCTAAGTATTATAAAGGTGATGATAATTTAAACGAATTGTTTGTTGATGGTTTAAAAAACGACTCATACACCATTATTTCAAGGTCGTTGGCTGCTTTAGCTGGAACAGACAAAGAAGCTGCCATGAAAAATGCCAAAGCTTTAGAAAAAGAAACCAACTCTTCTATTTCTGGTGCTGTTGCTTCGGTTTACGAAATACACGGTGGAGCAGAACAACATGCTTTTTTCAAAGAAAAATATGCAACATTAGAGGGTTATGGAAAATACAGCTTTGTTAGTTCGTATGGTAATTATTTAAAAAACCAAAACGACGAAACCTTAAACGATGCCATGCCTATTTTAGAAGAAATTACCTTGAACGAAAAAGCTTGGTGGGTGCGTATGGCAGGTATAAATGTGGTGGCTGAATTAGAAAACAACTATGCCATGAGGAGTGAAGTGTTAACCAAAGAATTAAAAAAAGCGAAAGGAACCGATAAAGAAGCAGATTTAACGGCTGCCATTAAACGTATTGGCGAACAACAAGATAAACTAATGGCAATTATTGATAAAGTTAAAGCCACAGAACAAAATCCTTACCTGAAAAAAATGTTGGGAATAGCTGAGTAA
- a CDS encoding MGMT family protein, with the protein MENADFFQLVYQVAREIPQGRATSYGAIAAYLGAKRGARMVGWAMNNAHNQTPPVPAHRVVNRNGMLSGKNHFENPFHMQALLEQEGLTVINEQIQDFETIFWDPMKELEL; encoded by the coding sequence ATGGAAAACGCCGATTTTTTTCAACTGGTATATCAAGTTGCTCGTGAAATTCCTCAAGGAAGAGCAACCAGTTATGGTGCTATTGCAGCATATTTAGGCGCGAAAAGAGGTGCTCGAATGGTGGGTTGGGCAATGAATAATGCTCACAATCAAACTCCGCCAGTTCCAGCTCATCGTGTAGTAAATCGTAATGGTATGCTTTCTGGAAAAAACCATTTCGAAAACCCTTTTCATATGCAAGCATTGTTAGAGCAAGAAGGTTTAACGGTAATCAACGAACAAATACAAGATTTTGAAACCATTTTTTGGGATCCGATGAAAGAATTGGAGTTGTAA
- a CDS encoding DUF2807 domain-containing protein produces the protein MKKITLFISILTSSVLAMAQNNVRTLEDFSGMKVSSAFNIELVQGSTNQAEIIGVPDEYLGGVATEVKSGTLTIYAKDKIKAESDMKIRVTFSNLERVDISGASTLKNEGLLSLGDFELKTSGASNIFLGLKANTFTLKTSGASDVKLNGTAQEFIIESSGASNVKAKDFEAEFARVTVSGASDVHVNAKQELSGVVSGASDVKVYGNPTVNNLRKSGGSDIRMGNDNLKINVGTGKVLIEGEDVVITGIGENDVQVVNDTTRIKLGRTHLLVINDSISINRTPKKRRNHWAGIDLGINGFVNSSGNFNLNHDPSLELTDPKKVTQFMELDYAKSWVFSLNFYEHFFKIYQHHFGFVTGLGLEYNNYELKHNVRLIENGGNFVSNNVNAYNQNYTWGVVDSTVNFSKNRFKTFYIDAPFLFEINTGDHKNKSFHLSAGAIVGYKFTTRMKYLYKDNGNQQKVKDDKDFNTNPFKVALTARVGYGWLNFFATYSLTPLFESGRGPELYPVSVGMTLLGF, from the coding sequence ATGAAAAAAATTACATTATTCATATCAATTTTAACAAGTTCGGTTTTAGCCATGGCTCAAAACAATGTTAGAACTTTAGAAGATTTTAGTGGCATGAAAGTTTCATCGGCATTTAACATCGAACTTGTTCAAGGTAGTACCAATCAAGCAGAAATTATTGGTGTACCAGACGAATATTTAGGTGGTGTTGCTACAGAAGTAAAAAGTGGAACATTAACCATTTATGCAAAAGACAAAATTAAAGCTGAATCGGACATGAAGATTCGTGTTACATTTTCGAACTTAGAGCGAGTTGACATAAGTGGAGCTTCTACCTTAAAAAATGAAGGACTTCTTTCTTTAGGTGATTTTGAATTAAAAACGAGTGGAGCATCGAATATTTTCTTAGGCTTAAAAGCCAACACCTTTACATTAAAAACATCGGGTGCAAGCGATGTAAAATTGAATGGTACAGCACAAGAGTTTATAATAGAATCGTCAGGGGCAAGTAATGTTAAAGCCAAAGATTTTGAAGCTGAGTTTGCTCGAGTAACAGTTTCGGGTGCTAGTGATGTACACGTAAATGCCAAACAAGAGCTTTCGGGTGTTGTTTCGGGTGCTAGCGATGTTAAAGTTTATGGCAACCCTACTGTAAACAATCTCAGAAAATCTGGGGGGTCTGATATTCGCATGGGTAATGATAATCTAAAAATAAATGTTGGTACTGGAAAAGTATTAATAGAAGGAGAAGATGTTGTAATTACAGGAATTGGAGAAAACGATGTGCAAGTAGTAAATGATACAACAAGAATTAAACTAGGTAGAACACACTTATTGGTAATAAACGATTCTATTTCAATTAATCGTACGCCAAAAAAGAGAAGAAACCATTGGGCTGGAATTGACTTAGGTATCAATGGTTTTGTAAACAGTAGTGGTAATTTTAATTTAAATCACGACCCATCGTTAGAATTAACCGACCCAAAAAAAGTAACCCAATTTATGGAGTTGGATTATGCAAAATCGTGGGTGTTTAGTTTAAACTTTTACGAGCATTTCTTTAAAATTTACCAACATCACTTTGGGTTTGTAACAGGTTTAGGGTTAGAATACAACAACTACGAGTTAAAACACAATGTAAGGTTGATTGAAAACGGAGGAAATTTTGTAAGCAACAATGTTAATGCTTACAACCAAAACTACACGTGGGGAGTTGTAGATAGTACCGTAAACTTTTCGAAAAACAGGTTTAAAACATTTTACATTGATGCGCCATTTCTGTTTGAAATAAATACTGGCGACCATAAAAATAAGTCGTTTCACTTATCGGCAGGAGCTATTGTAGGGTATAAGTTTACTACTAGAATGAAATACTTGTATAAAGACAATGGAAATCAGCAAAAAGTAAAAGATGATAAAGACTTTAATACCAACCCATTTAAAGTTGCTTTAACAGCAAGAGTAGGTTATGGTTGGTTAAATTTCTTTGCTACGTATAGTTTAACACCGTTGTTTGAAAGTGGAAGAGGACCAGAATTGTACCCTGTGAGCGTAGGAATGACATTATTAGGGTTTTAA
- a CDS encoding RNA polymerase sigma factor: MTVKEFNKCVDDYSDNLYRFILKNARDEERAKDVVQDTFEKFWLKKDEVQPGKEKSYLFTTAYHTFIDLTRREKKQGNFNEVVENNLTTTNQYTGLQEVLEQALNQLPADQKSVILLRDYEGYAYDEIAEITGLTESQVKVYIFRGRKFLQQYLGSVEQVL, encoded by the coding sequence TTGACGGTTAAGGAATTTAATAAATGTGTAGACGATTATTCCGATAATCTGTATCGCTTTATTCTCAAAAACGCTAGAGACGAGGAGAGGGCCAAAGATGTGGTGCAAGATACTTTCGAAAAATTTTGGTTAAAAAAAGATGAGGTGCAGCCTGGAAAAGAAAAATCATACTTGTTTACCACAGCCTATCACACCTTTATTGATTTAACCAGAAGAGAAAAAAAACAAGGAAATTTTAATGAAGTTGTGGAGAATAATTTAACCACAACAAATCAATATACAGGATTACAAGAGGTTTTAGAACAAGCGTTGAACCAATTGCCTGCCGACCAAAAATCGGTGATATTATTAAGAGATTATGAAGGTTATGCATACGATGAAATAGCTGAAATAACAGGATTAACGGAGTCACAAGTTAAAGTGTACATTTTTAGAGGACGAAAATTTTTACAACAATATTTAGGAAGTGTTGAACAAGTATTATGA
- a CDS encoding helix-turn-helix transcriptional regulator: protein MKETFGEYIHKLRTGGSMTLTKLAAALDLDQSTLSKIENGKRNVPAEILPKLASTFSLDIKELEKEYYSEKIAELIYSYDEPKNVLKLAEEKAKYFKLKNIQQGEIKF, encoded by the coding sequence ATGAAAGAAACTTTTGGAGAATATATCCACAAACTTAGGACTGGGGGCAGCATGACTTTGACAAAGTTGGCTGCTGCTTTAGACCTTGACCAATCGACACTCTCGAAGATTGAGAATGGAAAGAGAAATGTACCAGCAGAAATACTTCCTAAACTTGCTTCAACTTTTTCTTTAGACATTAAAGAACTCGAAAAAGAATATTACAGCGAAAAAATTGCGGAATTAATTTATTCGTATGACGAACCTAAAAATGTCTTAAAACTTGCGGAGGAAAAAGCCAAGTATTTTAAATTAAAAAACATCCAACAAGGAGAAATAAAATTCTAA